A region from the Thermodesulfobacteriota bacterium genome encodes:
- a CDS encoding FAD-dependent oxidoreductase — protein sequence MSIKIGFYICHCGINIAYKVRVEEVADFARKLNDVVVSRDYKFMCSDPGQEMIEKDIQEYGLNRVVVASCSPRLHEKTFQGACQRAGLNAYFFQMASVREQVSWVTEDEDEATRKAKTLAAAAINRVKHHYSLETREVNVLPDIMVVGGGISGMQAALDIGNSGHKVYLVEKETTIGGHMLQFDKTFPTLDCAACIGTPKMVDVAQNPNIELLSYSEVQEVSGYIGNYTVKIRRKPRYIKEGVCTGCGECTKVCPVTVPSAWDEGLGDRNAIYRSFPQAVPITFCIEKKDRAPCVITCPAGINVHGYVQLIGQGKYLEAVQLIMERLPLPGVLGRVCPHPCEFQCRRMEVDTAIAIRDLKRFAADQVNPDDLTVPEIKDRPEKVAVVGSGPAGLTVAYYLRLKGFQVAIFEALPILGGMLRVGIPDYRLPPEILDKEINHILSLGVEAQTDVRFGSDFTLKDLEDQGFSAVFLGIGAHGSMKMRVSGEDETIGVIDAVSFLRDVNLGNKKCPGDKVVIVGGGNVAIDAARVAKRLGAQAVSLVYRRSEREMPAYEEEVHGAVEEGINFHYLTAPVRIVEKDGKVTGFECIKTKLGKPDVSGRRRPVPVEGSEFIIDCNAIIPAIGQRIDSSWMDKEPELKWTSRNTIEVKPYTMQTSIPHVFACGDSVTGPATVIEAVASGHKAVEAICQFIEGEDLQLYAEQMEAENPPGQDWKEIGKDISTGVRVRSQFKDPQERIHSFEEVDLGFSEEEARMEALRCLNCGICCECMECVKVCEAQAIDHTMKEEEIEVQVGSIILATGYDVMDPTPMKQFGYGTYPNVFTSLEFERLSNATGPTGGQILIRDENGELTKAPKSVALLHCIGSRDVNYHDYCSRVCCMYALKYTHLIKEKVGHDTKVYDFYIDMRCFGKGYEEFYERCQKEGTNFIRGKVAEISDQATTPEEEGKLIAIAEDTLLASRLRVPVDMVILCVAMEARKDAIDVGRVFGVNIGADGFFLEEHPKLGPLNTATDGVFLAGACQSPKDIPDAVAQASGAAAKALALATKGYVQVPSTISWIDPDVCAGCQTCINLCPYTAIEFDERRGVSVVNEAICKGCGSCSGFCPSGAAQVRHFKEKQIFAELDGIMDALHAVGQ from the coding sequence ATGTCTATCAAAATAGGCTTTTACATTTGCCACTGCGGGATAAACATCGCCTATAAAGTCCGGGTGGAGGAAGTGGCGGACTTTGCCCGTAAACTTAACGATGTGGTAGTCTCTCGGGATTATAAGTTCATGTGCTCCGATCCCGGACAGGAGATGATTGAAAAAGATATTCAAGAATATGGTCTGAATAGAGTTGTGGTCGCTTCCTGTTCACCAAGATTGCATGAAAAGACCTTCCAGGGGGCCTGCCAGCGGGCCGGGCTGAACGCCTATTTTTTCCAGATGGCTTCGGTGCGGGAACAGGTTTCATGGGTGACGGAAGACGAGGATGAAGCAACAAGGAAGGCAAAGACACTGGCAGCCGCAGCCATCAACCGCGTGAAGCATCACTACAGTCTTGAAACCCGTGAAGTGAATGTTCTGCCGGACATCATGGTGGTGGGTGGAGGCATATCCGGAATGCAGGCGGCGCTGGATATCGGCAACTCAGGTCATAAAGTATATCTGGTGGAGAAAGAAACCACCATCGGGGGACATATGCTCCAGTTTGACAAGACCTTTCCCACTCTCGACTGCGCGGCCTGTATTGGCACCCCTAAAATGGTTGATGTCGCCCAGAACCCGAACATTGAACTGCTCTCTTACAGCGAAGTACAGGAAGTATCCGGTTATATCGGCAACTACACGGTCAAGATCCGTCGAAAACCCCGATATATAAAAGAAGGTGTGTGCACAGGATGTGGTGAATGTACCAAGGTCTGTCCGGTGACTGTACCGAGCGCATGGGACGAAGGGCTTGGAGATAGAAATGCTATTTACCGATCCTTTCCCCAGGCGGTTCCCATTACATTTTGTATAGAAAAAAAAGATCGGGCACCCTGTGTGATTACCTGCCCGGCCGGTATCAATGTGCATGGATATGTTCAGCTGATCGGCCAAGGTAAATATCTTGAGGCTGTTCAGCTGATCATGGAACGACTTCCGCTTCCCGGTGTGCTTGGTCGGGTTTGCCCTCATCCCTGTGAATTTCAGTGCCGCAGGATGGAGGTCGACACCGCGATTGCCATCAGAGATTTAAAGCGTTTCGCTGCAGATCAGGTAAACCCGGATGACTTGACCGTGCCTGAAATAAAGGATCGCCCTGAAAAAGTGGCTGTGGTAGGTTCAGGTCCGGCAGGCTTGACTGTGGCCTATTATTTGCGGTTGAAAGGTTTTCAGGTAGCCATTTTTGAAGCCCTGCCTATTTTGGGCGGCATGCTTCGCGTGGGCATTCCTGATTACCGTCTGCCTCCGGAAATTCTGGATAAGGAGATAAACCATATTCTCAGCTTGGGTGTAGAAGCCCAGACCGATGTTAGATTCGGCTCGGACTTTACTCTTAAGGATCTTGAGGACCAAGGATTTTCCGCCGTTTTCCTTGGAATTGGGGCTCACGGTTCCATGAAAATGCGTGTTTCCGGTGAAGATGAGACTATTGGCGTCATTGATGCGGTTAGTTTTCTCCGGGATGTAAATCTGGGCAATAAAAAATGTCCTGGAGATAAAGTGGTGATCGTTGGTGGTGGAAATGTCGCCATTGATGCGGCCCGTGTTGCAAAACGCCTAGGCGCACAGGCCGTTTCATTGGTTTATCGACGCTCAGAACGTGAAATGCCGGCTTATGAAGAAGAAGTTCACGGTGCAGTAGAGGAAGGGATAAATTTTCACTATCTCACCGCTCCGGTCAGAATAGTGGAAAAAGACGGGAAGGTCACAGGATTTGAGTGCATAAAGACGAAACTGGGAAAGCCTGATGTCAGTGGACGACGTCGACCAGTCCCTGTGGAAGGCTCTGAGTTTATTATTGACTGTAATGCGATCATTCCGGCCATTGGCCAGAGAATAGATTCGTCCTGGATGGACAAGGAACCTGAATTGAAATGGACTTCGCGGAACACGATTGAGGTAAAGCCTTATACGATGCAGACCTCAATCCCCCATGTGTTCGCCTGTGGTGATTCGGTTACCGGTCCCGCAACGGTTATTGAAGCAGTTGCATCAGGACATAAAGCTGTTGAGGCTATTTGCCAGTTCATCGAAGGCGAAGATCTTCAACTGTATGCGGAACAAATGGAGGCGGAGAATCCTCCGGGCCAGGACTGGAAGGAAATTGGAAAAGACATTTCAACAGGTGTAAGGGTCCGGTCACAGTTTAAAGACCCGCAGGAAAGGATCCATTCCTTTGAGGAGGTGGACCTCGGATTTTCTGAAGAAGAAGCCCGGATGGAAGCTTTGCGCTGTTTGAACTGCGGTATATGCTGTGAGTGTATGGAATGTGTCAAAGTCTGCGAGGCACAGGCCATAGACCACACCATGAAGGAAGAAGAAATAGAGGTTCAGGTGGGCAGCATCATCCTGGCGACAGGATATGATGTAATGGATCCTACACCAATGAAACAGTTCGGCTACGGCACATATCCGAATGTTTTTACCAGCCTTGAGTTCGAACGTTTGAGCAATGCCACCGGCCCCACCGGCGGACAGATTCTGATTAGAGATGAAAACGGGGAATTGACTAAAGCCCCAAAAAGTGTTGCGCTGCTTCATTGTATCGGAAGCCGAGATGTGAATTATCATGATTATTGTTCGAGGGTCTGCTGTATGTACGCCCTAAAATATACTCACCTGATAAAAGAAAAGGTTGGGCACGATACAAAAGTTTATGATTTTTACATTGATATGCGTTGCTTCGGTAAAGGGTACGAAGAATTTTACGAAAGGTGCCAGAAGGAAGGCACTAATTTCATAAGAGGCAAAGTGGCTGAAATTTCCGATCAGGCCACAACGCCTGAAGAAGAGGGCAAACTTATCGCCATTGCTGAAGATACGCTGCTGGCCAGCCGTTTACGCGTTCCGGTGGATATGGTTATCCTGTGTGTGGCCATGGAGGCTAGAAAAGATGCCATCGATGTGGGAAGGGTTTTTGGAGTCAATATTGGCGCAGACGGTTTTTTTCTGGAAGAGCATCCAAAACTGGGGCCACTCAATACGGCTACGGACGGAGTATTTCTCGCCGGAGCCTGCCAGTCCCCTAAAGATATACCTGATGCAGTCGCCCAGGCATCAGGGGCGGCCGCAAAAGCTCTTGCTTTAGCGACAAAGGGATATGTCCAGGTCCCTTCAACCATTTCCTGGATAGATCCGGATGTTTGCGCCGGTTGCCAAACATGTATCAACCTTTGCCCTTATACTGCCATTGAGTTTGATGAGCGTAGAGGGGTGTCGGTGGTAAATGAGGCTATCTGCAAAGGTTGCGGAAGTTGCAGTGGATTTTGCCCAAGTGGCGCTGCGCAGGTCAGACATTTTAAAGAAAAGCAAATTTTTGCAGAACTGGATGGTATCATGGATGCCCTGCATGCGGTAGGCCAATAG
- a CDS encoding response regulator, with protein MAPSFDWKILFIDDEEGIRKVMRVTLEDAGYEVATAHDGENGVRLCKEVSPHIVITDVRMPKMDGIQVLEAVKKLNSDIEVIVATAFGEIDLAIRALQLDASDFIIKPINDEILFLALNRAQERFTARKQLRDHTTLLEMGWAQTTQELIRTFSFQENLIQSSMDGIIGCDENDHIVTYNRSMEHMLGYSKKEVLSQMNLGQFFPPGEEKRLKEKLNGPGYGGKNFLFLYETTLLRPSGRKIPVQLSASVLFEGDRKTGLVCFFRDLQEIRRLEREVADQARILHQDKMMSLGRLAASVVHEINNPLAGILNYIRLMVRVLGRGALAEDQREKFRKYLDLVESETSRCSQIVSNLLTFSRKAPISFDQVNVGDLLQRSILLCQHKLELSNIRLEPRIEPDIPLVKGDANQLQQCIINLIFNAIDAMAEGGSLYLEGSYDSKKNLVILKVSDTGPGIRKEDIPHLFEPFFTTKDEGYGVGLGLSTVYGIIEHHKGTVTAESPPGKGAIFTIQLPV; from the coding sequence ATGGCGCCTTCTTTTGACTGGAAAATCCTTTTTATAGATGATGAAGAGGGTATCCGCAAGGTCATGCGCGTAACCCTGGAAGACGCAGGATATGAAGTTGCGACCGCACACGATGGCGAAAACGGGGTGCGATTGTGTAAAGAGGTGTCGCCGCATATCGTCATCACCGATGTCCGAATGCCTAAGATGGACGGAATTCAGGTTCTGGAAGCGGTTAAAAAGCTCAATTCGGATATCGAAGTGATCGTTGCCACCGCATTCGGAGAGATCGATCTTGCCATACGGGCGCTCCAGCTTGACGCTTCTGATTTTATCATAAAGCCGATAAACGATGAAATTCTTTTTCTTGCCTTAAACCGTGCTCAGGAGCGCTTCACTGCCAGAAAACAGCTCAGAGATCATACCACCCTCCTTGAAATGGGCTGGGCACAAACCACCCAGGAACTGATCAGGACCTTTTCCTTTCAAGAAAATCTAATCCAAAGCTCCATGGACGGAATTATAGGATGTGATGAAAACGACCATATAGTTACCTATAACAGAAGCATGGAGCATATGCTCGGGTACTCCAAGAAAGAGGTTCTCAGCCAAATGAACCTGGGGCAATTCTTTCCTCCAGGAGAAGAAAAACGGCTTAAGGAAAAGCTAAATGGCCCAGGATATGGAGGAAAAAACTTTCTTTTTTTATACGAAACCACCCTGTTGCGGCCATCCGGTCGTAAAATTCCGGTTCAGCTTTCAGCTTCCGTTCTGTTTGAGGGAGATCGGAAAACCGGGCTGGTATGTTTTTTTAGGGATCTTCAGGAAATTCGAAGACTGGAACGAGAGGTTGCGGATCAGGCCAGGATACTCCATCAGGATAAAATGATGTCTCTGGGAAGGCTGGCGGCAAGCGTGGTCCACGAAATCAACAATCCCCTTGCCGGGATCCTCAATTATATCCGCCTGATGGTTCGAGTATTAGGGCGTGGCGCTTTGGCGGAAGACCAGCGGGAAAAGTTCCGTAAATATCTCGACCTTGTGGAAAGCGAGACCAGCCGGTGCTCCCAGATTGTTTCAAATCTTTTGACCTTTTCCCGCAAAGCACCGATTTCCTTCGATCAGGTCAATGTGGGAGATCTGTTACAGCGGAGTATTCTCCTGTGTCAGCATAAACTCGAACTGAGCAATATTCGCCTCGAGCCTCGTATCGAGCCGGATATCCCCCTGGTTAAAGGAGATGCCAACCAGTTGCAGCAATGTATCATTAACCTGATTTTCAATGCCATTGATGCCATGGCTGAAGGCGGGTCTCTTTACCTTGAAGGAAGTTACGATTCCAAAAAAAATCTTGTTATACTAAAGGTAAGCGATACGGGACCGGGAATCCGCAAAGAAGATATTCCTCACCTTTTTGAACCTTTTTTTACCACAAAGGATGAGGGATATGGAGTCGGTTTGGGTCTTTCTACCGTTTATGGCATCATAGAACATCACAAGGGAACCGTAACGGCGGAAAGCCCCCCAGGTAAAGGAGCCATATTTACCATACAGCTTCCTGTATGA
- a CDS encoding anaerobic ribonucleoside-triphosphate reductase activating protein encodes MVWGGLQKNSLIDFPGKISCVLFTSGCNFDCPYCHNPDLATGCAKYPPFSTENGVYDFLDSRKGFLDGVVISGGEPTLQKDLVLLCEKIKNMGYPVKIDTNGSKPRVIKQLIDHGLVDYIAMDIKTDPFNYSPLIKKNCNPDNIISSIQLIMEADSPYEFKTTCIKPIVNKTVIENISRRIKGAMLYALQQFQNTDVLHPEFFQENEKSYDHDELLSFKSIAQPWVQTCIIR; translated from the coding sequence ATGGTATGGGGTGGATTGCAGAAAAATTCGCTGATAGATTTCCCAGGAAAAATAAGCTGCGTCCTGTTTACTTCAGGATGTAATTTTGACTGCCCGTATTGCCATAATCCTGATCTCGCAACCGGCTGTGCAAAGTATCCTCCATTTTCAACGGAGAATGGGGTGTATGACTTTCTTGACAGTCGAAAGGGATTTTTAGACGGTGTGGTCATTTCCGGTGGCGAACCTACTTTGCAAAAAGATCTTGTTTTACTTTGCGAAAAAATAAAGAATATGGGTTACCCGGTAAAAATAGACACCAACGGAAGCAAACCCCGGGTGATAAAGCAGCTTATAGACCACGGGCTTGTCGATTATATTGCCATGGATATCAAAACAGATCCTTTTAATTACTCTCCGTTAATCAAAAAGAACTGTAATCCGGATAACATTATTTCAAGCATTCAACTCATTATGGAAGCAGATTCGCCCTATGAATTCAAAACCACCTGTATCAAACCGATTGTAAATAAAACCGTGATTGAGAATATTTCCCGCCGCATCAAAGGAGCGATGCTGTATGCCCTTCAGCAATTTCAAAATACGGATGTACTCCACCCCGAATTTTTTCAGGAAAACGAAAAATCTTATGACCATGATGAACTTTTGAGTTTTAAATCGATTGCCCAACCATGGGTTCAAACCTGTATTATCAGATGA
- a CDS encoding ribonucleoside triphosphate reductase: MFQEIKKRDERIVKFDSSKITAAIAKAGNATGEFEEREAKKLTLRALTLAHETCMGNILEVEEIQDVVERVLLDSPFYKTAKAYILYREQHAQIRKIETKAHIDLVEHYIKKLDWKIKENSNMCYSLQGLNNYISSDVTTEYWLGQIYPPEIRRAHKKGDLHVHDLSLLSVYCVGWDLQDLLKSGFKGVEGKVESAPPKHLRSALGQIVNFFYTLQGEAAGAQAISNFDTLLAPFVRHDHLTYKEVKQALQEFVFNINIPTRVGFQTPFTNITMDLYVPVILKDNPIIIGGVEKEETYAEFQREMDMINKAFAEVMMEGDAKGRVFTFPIPTYNITADFDWENPNLEMIWKMTGKYGIPYFSNFVNSDMSPDDARSMCCRLRLDNRELLKRGGGLFGANPLTGSIGVVTINLPRIGYVSKNEADFFSHLKEKVLLSVKSLAIKRKVLEKFTDKNLYPYSKFYLREIKSNSGLYWKNHFSTIGIIGMNEACLNFLGTDITSPSGQAFSLKVMDFMRDMISQLQEETGDIFNLEATPAEGTTYRLALLDKKMYPNIICANEDDYQKGGAPYYTNSTQLPVNYTDDIFETLMLQDNLQTKYTGGTVLHIFLGELVSDTTALKRLIQKIANNYRLPYFTISPTFSVCPTHGYLNGEQKKCSVCQQETEVYSRVVGYLRPVKQWNDGKQAEFGMRETFDIKQDNIDEDTPAAVDTTCAVAKDKPCGFKERAEELRA, encoded by the coding sequence TTGTTTCAAGAGATTAAAAAACGAGATGAAAGAATCGTAAAATTTGACTCATCCAAGATTACAGCCGCCATTGCCAAGGCTGGAAACGCAACCGGGGAATTTGAGGAAAGAGAAGCCAAAAAGCTGACACTTCGTGCTCTTACTCTGGCCCATGAAACCTGCATGGGTAACATTCTTGAGGTGGAAGAAATTCAGGATGTGGTGGAAAGGGTGCTGCTGGACTCCCCGTTTTACAAAACCGCCAAGGCATATATTTTATACCGGGAACAGCATGCCCAGATAAGAAAAATAGAAACCAAGGCCCATATCGACCTGGTGGAACACTATATTAAAAAGCTGGACTGGAAAATAAAAGAAAACAGCAATATGTGCTATTCGCTCCAGGGGCTTAACAACTATATATCTTCAGATGTAACCACCGAATACTGGCTTGGGCAAATATATCCCCCTGAAATTCGACGTGCACATAAAAAAGGTGATCTTCATGTGCACGATTTAAGTCTCCTTTCCGTATATTGCGTCGGGTGGGACCTGCAGGATTTGCTTAAAAGTGGATTTAAGGGCGTTGAGGGAAAAGTTGAAAGCGCCCCTCCCAAGCACCTCAGATCCGCTTTGGGACAGATCGTTAATTTTTTCTACACCTTGCAGGGTGAAGCGGCGGGTGCTCAGGCTATTTCCAACTTTGACACACTTCTTGCTCCATTTGTACGCCATGATCACCTGACATACAAGGAGGTGAAGCAGGCACTGCAGGAATTTGTTTTTAATATCAATATTCCTACCCGTGTTGGGTTTCAGACCCCTTTTACCAACATCACCATGGACCTTTATGTACCGGTGATTCTCAAGGACAATCCCATAATCATCGGCGGGGTTGAGAAAGAGGAAACCTATGCCGAATTCCAGCGGGAAATGGACATGATCAATAAGGCTTTTGCCGAAGTGATGATGGAAGGGGATGCAAAAGGAAGAGTTTTTACCTTCCCCATTCCCACCTATAATATTACCGCCGACTTTGACTGGGAAAATCCAAACCTTGAAATGATCTGGAAGATGACCGGAAAGTACGGAATTCCTTATTTTTCCAACTTTGTGAATTCAGACATGTCTCCAGACGATGCCAGATCCATGTGCTGCCGTCTCCGCTTGGACAACAGGGAACTTTTAAAAAGAGGCGGCGGGCTTTTTGGGGCAAACCCCCTCACCGGGTCCATCGGTGTGGTCACCATCAACCTTCCGCGAATCGGTTATGTTTCAAAAAATGAAGCAGATTTTTTTAGCCACTTAAAAGAAAAAGTGCTTTTATCCGTTAAAAGCCTTGCCATCAAACGTAAAGTCCTGGAAAAATTTACCGACAAGAACCTTTATCCTTACTCAAAGTTTTATCTAAGAGAAATTAAAAGTAACAGCGGTCTTTACTGGAAAAACCATTTTTCCACTATCGGTATTATCGGCATGAACGAAGCATGCCTCAATTTTCTAGGAACGGATATTACCAGTCCGTCTGGTCAGGCCTTCTCACTTAAGGTGATGGATTTCATGCGTGACATGATTTCACAGCTGCAGGAAGAAACCGGGGACATTTTTAACCTCGAGGCCACACCAGCGGAAGGGACCACCTATCGCCTGGCCCTGCTTGATAAAAAAATGTACCCCAACATTATCTGTGCCAATGAAGATGACTACCAAAAAGGAGGAGCACCGTATTATACCAATTCCACTCAGCTTCCGGTAAACTATACCGACGATATTTTTGAAACCCTTATGCTGCAGGATAATCTGCAGACAAAATATACCGGTGGAACGGTACTGCATATTTTCCTTGGAGAGCTGGTAAGTGACACCACGGCACTCAAAAGACTGATCCAAAAGATTGCCAATAACTACCGGCTTCCCTATTTTACCATATCACCGACTTTCAGTGTATGCCCCACCCATGGTTATCTTAACGGTGAACAGAAAAAGTGTTCTGTCTGCCAGCAGGAAACAGAAGTCTATTCAAGGGTGGTGGGATATTTAAGACCTGTCAAGCAGTGGAATGACGGCAAGCAGGCCGAATTTGGCATGAGGGAGACATTCGATATTAAGCAGGACAATATTGATGAAGATACACCTGCTGCCGTGGACACAACGTGCGCTGTAGCTAAAGATAAACCCTGCGGCTTTAAAGAAAGAGCTGAAGAATTGCGTGCATAA
- a CDS encoding ChaN family lipoprotein, translating to MITTQKIFLNPKCLGQLVFSIVLTGMIAGCAVTPKKLFIKDLKRSFEQGTIISAKTRSPVPFDALLADLNTARVVFVGEKHTDPVHHEIQLKVIKQLFKTNPGLAVGMEMFDYTYQDVLDQWSDGKLDQKEFVEKTHWYANWRYDFALYKNILDFIQEKKIRLVGLNIPFYIQSRIRVGGIKSLSSNDKQHLPDKINTSNTAHRNYVESVYKRHPHKIRKSFEYFYEAQCVWEEIMAQSITRGIKNDKMIVLTGNGHIIRKFGIPNRVFSRIKAPFKTIYPAPQGSEVELSYADYIWVTP from the coding sequence ATGATAACCACCCAAAAAATATTTCTTAATCCAAAGTGTTTGGGTCAGCTTGTTTTTTCTATCGTTCTTACCGGCATGATTGCAGGCTGTGCAGTGACTCCAAAGAAACTATTCATTAAAGACCTTAAAAGATCTTTTGAGCAAGGGACCATCATTTCTGCCAAAACCCGGTCACCTGTTCCATTCGATGCACTTTTGGCTGACCTGAACACTGCCCGGGTTGTATTTGTTGGTGAAAAACACACAGACCCGGTCCACCATGAAATTCAGCTGAAGGTAATCAAACAACTTTTTAAAACCAATCCGGGTCTTGCCGTAGGCATGGAAATGTTTGATTACACTTACCAGGATGTGCTGGATCAGTGGTCTGACGGCAAGCTTGACCAAAAAGAATTTGTAGAAAAGACTCACTGGTATGCCAACTGGAGGTATGATTTTGCTTTGTATAAAAATATTCTCGATTTTATACAGGAAAAAAAAATAAGGCTGGTTGGGCTTAATATACCTTTTTATATTCAATCAAGAATCCGCGTGGGCGGTATTAAAAGCCTATCCAGCAATGATAAACAGCACCTCCCCGACAAAATAAATACTTCAAACACAGCGCATCGGAATTATGTTGAATCTGTATATAAACGCCACCCTCATAAAATAAGAAAAAGTTTTGAATATTTTTATGAGGCCCAGTGCGTATGGGAAGAAATTATGGCCCAGTCAATCACCCGTGGTATAAAAAACGACAAGATGATTGTTCTCACCGGAAATGGTCATATCATTCGTAAATTCGGCATTCCCAATCGGGTTTTTTCCAGGATCAAGGCGCCTTTTAAGACCATTTATCCGGCCCCCCAAGGGTCCGAAGTTGAGCTTTCATATGCCGACTACATCTGGGTCACACCTTAA
- a CDS encoding thioredoxin family protein: MKQKLIGFAISAVILMALLPDTFAFSKSIKWYSHDEGVANGYSEGKKIYINFHADWCGPCKYMEKKTFTNPAVIAYLNEHFISIKVDTEKETKISYKYGVTAIPDNWFLFKNGDRIGRRKGYIPPDIFIKILKAIQEDMGEKKQD; this comes from the coding sequence ATGAAACAAAAACTGATTGGCTTTGCCATTTCGGCGGTTATTCTGATGGCGTTACTGCCGGATACCTTTGCCTTTTCCAAAAGCATTAAATGGTACTCCCATGATGAAGGAGTGGCCAATGGATATTCGGAAGGGAAAAAAATATATATCAATTTCCATGCCGACTGGTGCGGTCCCTGCAAATATATGGAAAAGAAGACATTTACAAATCCTGCGGTGATTGCGTATCTGAATGAGCATTTTATTTCCATAAAGGTCGATACGGAAAAAGAAACAAAAATATCATATAAGTACGGTGTGACCGCCATCCCGGATAACTGGTTTCTTTTTAAAAACGGCGATAGAATCGGGCGCCGCAAAGGTTATATCCCACCTGATATATTTATAAAAATTCTGAAAGCAATCCAAGAGGACATGGGGGAAAAGAAGCAGGATTAA
- the proC gene encoding pyrroline-5-carboxylate reductase → MLKDKKIAIIGTGNMGEALVSGLVSSQKSSPQNIICTDVREDSLESIRGKYGVMTTTDNPEAIKQSEIIIYSVKPQILSSVLKETASCLDMSKLVISIAAGVPLAAIASCVNKELRLVRVMPNIAAFVKEGATAIAAGTHTHKDDIKLAEAIFDSVGKSVFIEENILMDAITGLSGSGPAYIFLIVDALADAGVKMGLSRKDALFLSSQTVLGAAKLLMETKEHPGQLKDRVTSPGGTAIAGIHTLEKGGLRTTLINAVEAATTRSKELGEMMMKNFNKD, encoded by the coding sequence ATGCTGAAAGACAAAAAAATAGCCATTATCGGTACTGGAAATATGGGGGAAGCCTTGGTAAGCGGTCTTGTGTCTTCCCAAAAATCAAGTCCTCAGAATATTATCTGTACGGATGTTCGAGAAGACTCTCTGGAGTCCATCAGGGGCAAATACGGGGTTATGACCACCACTGACAACCCGGAGGCGATCAAACAGTCTGAGATTATAATTTATTCCGTGAAACCCCAGATTCTGTCTTCGGTATTAAAAGAAACGGCTTCCTGTCTGGATATGTCCAAACTGGTCATTTCAATTGCTGCGGGTGTTCCCCTGGCAGCCATCGCATCTTGTGTAAATAAAGAACTGCGTCTTGTTCGGGTGATGCCGAATATCGCTGCTTTTGTGAAAGAAGGTGCCACTGCCATTGCTGCAGGGACGCACACCCACAAGGATGATATCAAACTGGCCGAGGCCATCTTCGACTCTGTGGGTAAGAGCGTTTTTATCGAAGAAAATATTCTGATGGATGCCATCACCGGGTTAAGCGGCAGCGGGCCGGCATATATTTTCTTAATTGTCGATGCGCTTGCCGATGCGGGAGTAAAGATGGGTCTTTCCCGAAAAGATGCTCTTTTTCTTTCATCCCAAACCGTTCTGGGAGCGGCCAAACTATTAATGGAAACCAAAGAGCATCCAGGACAATTAAAAGACAGAGTCACCTCACCCGGTGGCACGGCAATTGCAGGCATTCATACTTTAGAAAAGGGCGGACTTCGTACCACCCTCATCAATGCAGTGGAAGCCGCAACCACTCGATCCAAAGAACTGGGCGAAATGATGATGAAAAACTTTAACAAGGATTAA